A genome region from Tolypothrix sp. PCC 7712 includes the following:
- a CDS encoding GumC family protein: protein MANTSLNQGQMLINSPQNAVDIKQLTTILFHRRYLILGISCAVMSVASILALIAKPTYQSSMQILVSSNLYEGVRSSNVQGNPESEFTDPNFQVVDYTAQLKLMMSTKLIQKAVDLLRPTYRDITLEDIKGKKEKGEKPPLEVAQIEGGSGINKIPSQVFEVTFKDKDPIKAQKVLQALQNVYQDYNIEQQNERLHKGLSFVNARLPEIKKEVSQSEKNLEAFRRQHNLLDPEVQSKILLESLADIQKQLETTRAQLQDNRARQANLERKMAASSQNAIISSRLSQSTRYQGLLNEIQKTELALAQQRLRYTENSPVIQNLTQQRQSLLALLRQEAGRSVGEKGQNVANTRQPLLTQGQMVGVDLKLVEEVIQVQTTSLGLIANEKSLVESEQRLRSELSKYPALIAQYNRLLPEVETNRKTLEQLLQAQQSLGLKIAQGGFDWQVLEAPDKGMYMGSGRVFLLGGGIIIGPILGIVAALIWEMFHDVIYSARELQRLTNLRLLGTVPGLGGRARKRLAKLPWDKQDRAVPLVLESNPRLPYHENLDMVYQNIQIARYPQLFQSLMLTSTLAGEGKTTLSLGLAVSAAHMHRRVLLIDANLHNPSLHKILELPNDWGLSLLLEEEANTPVADYIQPIHPDIDVLTAGPTPEDTVKLLSSDRMKELIELFEQTYDLVLIDAPAILDNVDARIVASVCSGIVLVGRIGQITQSELIQAREILSRLNLIGIIANDAKDAPRV, encoded by the coding sequence GTGGCTAACACTAGTCTGAATCAAGGACAAATGCTCATTAACTCTCCACAAAACGCGGTTGACATCAAACAACTTACGACAATTCTGTTTCACCGACGTTATCTGATATTGGGTATTTCCTGTGCAGTGATGTCAGTTGCGAGTATCCTTGCTCTCATTGCCAAACCAACTTACCAAAGCTCTATGCAAATACTGGTAAGTTCCAACCTATATGAAGGAGTACGCTCAAGTAATGTTCAGGGAAATCCAGAAAGCGAGTTTACAGATCCCAATTTTCAAGTAGTTGACTATACCGCTCAACTGAAACTGATGATGAGTACTAAGCTCATCCAAAAAGCTGTAGACTTGCTGCGTCCAACTTATCGAGATATTACCTTAGAAGATATTAAAGGCAAAAAAGAAAAAGGTGAAAAACCTCCTTTAGAAGTAGCGCAAATCGAGGGTGGTTCGGGTATTAATAAAATCCCTAGTCAGGTATTTGAAGTAACTTTCAAAGATAAAGATCCAATTAAAGCCCAAAAAGTTTTACAAGCACTACAAAATGTTTATCAAGATTACAACATAGAACAACAAAATGAGCGATTACACAAAGGACTTTCTTTTGTGAATGCGCGCCTCCCAGAAATTAAAAAAGAAGTCAGCCAATCAGAAAAAAATTTAGAAGCATTTCGTCGGCAGCATAATTTATTAGATCCAGAAGTTCAAAGCAAAATTCTTTTGGAATCTCTAGCTGATATTCAAAAACAGTTAGAAACTACTCGTGCTCAACTTCAAGATAATAGAGCGCGTCAAGCTAACCTAGAGCGAAAAATGGCTGCTTCCTCTCAAAATGCCATTATTTCCTCACGATTAAGCCAATCAACACGCTACCAAGGGCTACTAAATGAGATTCAAAAGACTGAATTGGCTCTAGCGCAGCAGCGACTACGTTATACAGAAAATTCTCCCGTTATCCAAAATCTGACACAGCAACGTCAAAGTCTACTAGCACTCTTACGCCAAGAAGCGGGAAGATCGGTAGGAGAAAAAGGGCAAAATGTAGCAAATACCCGCCAACCGCTATTAACTCAAGGGCAAATGGTAGGCGTTGACTTGAAGCTAGTAGAAGAGGTGATTCAGGTACAAACAACTTCATTAGGGCTAATTGCCAATGAAAAAAGTTTAGTTGAATCCGAACAACGGCTACGTTCTGAACTGAGTAAATACCCTGCCCTCATAGCCCAGTACAATCGTCTCCTACCAGAGGTGGAAACAAATCGCAAAACACTTGAGCAACTACTGCAAGCACAACAATCTTTAGGCTTAAAAATTGCTCAAGGCGGATTTGATTGGCAAGTTTTAGAAGCGCCCGATAAAGGCATGTATATGGGTAGCGGCAGAGTATTTCTCTTAGGTGGAGGAATAATTATTGGGCCGATTTTAGGGATAGTAGCAGCCCTCATTTGGGAAATGTTTCATGATGTCATCTATTCTGCCAGAGAATTACAACGCTTAACAAATTTAAGACTATTAGGAACAGTGCCAGGGCTAGGGGGACGTGCGAGAAAACGTTTAGCTAAACTACCTTGGGATAAGCAAGATAGAGCAGTTCCTTTAGTATTAGAAAGTAATCCCAGATTGCCATATCATGAAAATTTAGATATGGTCTATCAAAACATTCAAATAGCAAGATATCCCCAGCTTTTCCAATCGCTAATGTTGACTTCAACACTAGCAGGTGAAGGCAAAACAACTTTGTCTTTAGGGTTAGCTGTTAGTGCTGCTCATATGCATCGTCGGGTATTATTAATTGATGCTAACTTGCATAATCCTAGCTTGCACAAGATTTTAGAATTGCCAAATGATTGGGGCTTATCTCTATTATTAGAGGAAGAAGCTAATACCCCAGTCGCTGATTATATCCAACCAATTCATCCTGATATTGATGTTTTGACTGCTGGCCCCACACCAGAGGATACAGTCAAACTACTCAGTTCAGACCGGATGAAAGAGTTAATAGAATTGTTTGAGCAAACTTACGATTTAGTTTTAATAGATGCTCCAGCAATTTTAGACAATGTTGATGCCAGAATCGTTGCATCTGTATGCAGTGGAATTGTATTAGTAGGGCGTATTGGTCAGATTACCCAAAGTGAACTCATTCAAGCTAGAGAAATTTTGAGTAGGTTGAATTTGATTGGGATTATTGCTAATGATGCGAAGGATGCGCCAAGGGTTTAG
- a CDS encoding 5-formyltetrahydrofolate cyclo-ligase, whose product MSMTEWREKSDRICQQLQTSVLFTQAKTILAYFSFRQEPDISLLFAHPQYRWGFPRCVGKSMFWHSWTPKDAVAIGTYGIIEPRPDTPPIDPDEVDLILVPSVACDYQGYRLGYGGGYYDRLLSSPAWQNKPTIGILFDFAYLPQIPIEHWDKPLKAVCTESRFTAA is encoded by the coding sequence ATGTCAATGACAGAATGGAGAGAAAAAAGCGATCGCATCTGTCAGCAACTCCAAACCTCTGTCCTCTTTACGCAAGCAAAAACTATACTGGCATATTTTAGTTTTCGCCAAGAACCCGATATTAGTTTGCTATTTGCTCATCCGCAATACCGTTGGGGATTTCCGCGCTGCGTTGGTAAATCTATGTTTTGGCATAGTTGGACTCCCAAAGATGCTGTAGCAATTGGCACCTATGGCATTATTGAACCCCGCCCGGATACACCCCCAATAGATCCAGATGAGGTAGATTTAATACTTGTCCCCAGCGTTGCTTGCGATTATCAAGGTTACCGTTTAGGCTATGGCGGCGGATATTATGATCGCCTCCTCAGTTCACCAGCATGGCAAAACAAGCCAACTATCGGCATTTTATTTGATTTCGCCTATTTACCCCAAATACCCATTGAACATTGGGATAAACCTTTAAAAGCGGTGTGTACAGAATCTAGGTTTACCGCAGCATAG
- a CDS encoding GDP-L-fucose synthase family protein, protein MAALELKNKRILVTGGSGFLGRQVVDQLCQAGADLQKITVPRSRDCDLRVWENNQRVVDQQDIVIHLAAHVGGIGLNREKPAELFYDNLIMGTQLIHAAYQAGVEKFVCVGTICAYPKFTPVPFKEDDLWNGYPEETNAPYGVAKKALLVQLQSYRQQYNFNGVYLLPVNLYGPEDNFDPGSSHVIPALIRKVHEAQIKGDKQLPVWGDGSPTREFLYSEDAARGIVMGTQFYNDSEPVNLGTGYEISIRDLINLICELMEFDGEIVWETDKPNGQPRRCLDTERAKQAFNFTAQVSFEQGLKNTIAWYRQHAA, encoded by the coding sequence ATGGCTGCCTTAGAATTAAAAAATAAACGGATTCTCGTCACTGGTGGGTCGGGTTTCCTAGGTCGTCAGGTGGTAGATCAGCTGTGTCAAGCAGGAGCAGATCTTCAAAAAATTACAGTACCGCGATCGCGTGATTGCGATCTACGGGTCTGGGAAAACAACCAACGTGTAGTCGATCAGCAAGATATCGTCATCCACTTAGCAGCGCACGTCGGTGGTATCGGCCTCAACCGCGAAAAACCCGCCGAGTTGTTCTACGACAACTTGATTATGGGAACCCAGTTAATTCATGCAGCCTATCAAGCTGGAGTAGAAAAATTCGTCTGTGTTGGCACGATCTGCGCTTATCCCAAATTTACCCCAGTGCCTTTTAAAGAAGATGACCTTTGGAATGGCTATCCTGAAGAAACCAATGCTCCCTACGGAGTAGCCAAGAAAGCCCTTTTAGTTCAACTGCAATCTTACCGCCAGCAGTACAACTTTAATGGTGTTTACCTGCTACCTGTAAATTTATACGGGCCAGAAGATAACTTTGACCCCGGAAGTTCTCATGTGATTCCAGCCTTAATTCGCAAAGTCCACGAAGCCCAAATCAAAGGCGACAAGCAACTACCTGTTTGGGGTGATGGTAGTCCTACCCGTGAGTTTCTCTATTCTGAAGATGCTGCACGGGGCATTGTTATGGGTACTCAATTCTACAATGACTCGGAACCAGTTAACCTGGGCACAGGTTATGAAATCTCCATTCGGGATTTAATTAATCTGATTTGCGAATTGATGGAGTTTGACGGGGAAATTGTTTGGGAAACAGACAAACCCAACGGTCAACCTCGTCGTTGTTTGGATACCGAAAGGGCAAAGCAAGCTTTTAATTTCACAGCCCAAGTTAGCTTTGAGCAAGGGTTAAAGAATACCATTGCATGGTACCGCCAACATGCTGCATAA
- the gmd gene encoding GDP-mannose 4,6-dehydratase yields MTQQKRALITGITGQDGSYLSEFLLEQGYEVHGIIRRTSTFNTDRIDHIYEDPHKEGVRLFLHYGDLTDGTTLRRILEEVQPVEIYNLGAQSHVRVSFDSPEYTVDAVGMGTLRLLEAIRDYQQRTGIEVRFYQAGSSEMYGLVQAVPQSETTPFYPRSPYACAKVYAHWQTVNYRESYSLFACNGILFNHESPRRGETFVTRKITRAVAQIVAGKQKKLYMGNLDAKRDWGYAKDYVKAMWLMLQKEQPDDYVIATGETHSVREFLELAFRYVNLRWEDYVEFDERYLRPAEVELLIGDATKARQKLGWTPSVTFEGLVALMVEADLQALGITSPNGNGSSVPHDIATVRQQLGALHF; encoded by the coding sequence ATGACGCAGCAGAAAAGAGCATTAATTACCGGTATTACTGGTCAAGATGGTTCATATCTGAGTGAGTTTTTGCTAGAGCAAGGTTACGAGGTACATGGTATTATTCGCCGGACTTCTACCTTTAACACAGACCGCATCGATCACATTTACGAAGACCCTCACAAAGAAGGGGTGCGGTTGTTTCTTCACTATGGTGATTTGACAGATGGGACAACCCTACGCCGAATTTTAGAAGAAGTACAGCCAGTAGAAATTTATAACCTTGGCGCGCAATCCCATGTCAGAGTCAGCTTTGATTCACCAGAATACACAGTAGATGCAGTAGGTATGGGAACACTGCGTTTGTTGGAAGCCATTCGGGATTACCAACAGCGTACTGGAATTGAGGTGCGCTTTTACCAAGCTGGTTCTTCGGAGATGTATGGTTTAGTACAAGCTGTACCTCAGAGCGAGACCACACCTTTTTATCCCCGTAGTCCTTATGCTTGTGCTAAAGTTTATGCCCACTGGCAAACAGTAAATTATCGTGAATCTTACTCTTTGTTTGCTTGTAATGGCATACTTTTTAACCACGAATCACCTCGGCGGGGCGAAACTTTTGTAACCCGTAAAATTACCAGAGCCGTTGCTCAAATTGTTGCAGGTAAACAGAAAAAACTTTATATGGGTAACCTTGATGCCAAACGGGATTGGGGCTATGCCAAGGATTATGTAAAAGCCATGTGGCTAATGTTGCAGAAAGAGCAACCAGATGATTATGTAATTGCTACTGGTGAAACCCACTCAGTACGTGAATTTTTAGAGCTAGCATTTCGTTATGTAAATCTCCGATGGGAAGATTATGTAGAGTTTGATGAGCGCTATCTTCGCCCTGCGGAAGTAGAGTTATTAATTGGTGATGCTACCAAAGCACGGCAAAAGTTGGGTTGGACACCATCAGTTACCTTTGAGGGACTTGTAGCATTAATGGTAGAAGCAGACCTCCAAGCATTAGGTATCACTTCTCCCAATGGCAATGGTTCGTCAGTACCCCATGATATTGCGACTGTTCGTCAACAACTGGGTGCGCTCCACTTTTGA
- a CDS encoding sugar transferase: MTAQSSLLSGKRGLRQDANASGRTFSKRGQQKKAPRLKPKGLSFQGLNGEFAKRLFDIVFSLLVLILFFPVYLILALLIALSSEGPIFYVQERVGKNYKPFNCIKFRTMVSNADEMLVQMMETSPQMRQEFESSFKLKQDPRITKIGRFLRITSLDEFPQFWNVLKGDMSVVGPRPLVAEELPKYGCHIDQILTIRPGITGLWQVSGRNDIPYPRRVQIDLHYVKFRNFWLDLWIILKTVDVVIMPKNNGAY; encoded by the coding sequence ATGACTGCCCAGAGCTCACTCCTCTCCGGCAAGCGAGGCCTACGGCAAGATGCTAATGCGTCTGGTCGTACTTTCTCAAAACGTGGTCAACAGAAAAAGGCTCCTAGGTTAAAACCTAAAGGTTTGTCTTTTCAAGGTTTAAACGGAGAGTTTGCCAAGCGACTGTTTGATATTGTGTTTTCGTTGTTGGTTTTGATTTTATTTTTCCCGGTTTACTTAATCTTGGCCTTACTGATCGCTTTGAGTTCAGAAGGCCCGATTTTTTATGTCCAGGAAAGGGTTGGTAAAAACTACAAACCCTTTAATTGTATTAAGTTCCGCACGATGGTAAGCAATGCCGATGAAATGCTCGTACAAATGATGGAGACATCCCCCCAGATGCGGCAAGAATTTGAGAGCAGTTTTAAGCTAAAACAAGACCCCCGCATTACAAAAATTGGGCGGTTTTTGCGAATTACTAGCTTAGATGAATTTCCCCAATTCTGGAATGTCTTAAAAGGGGATATGAGTGTTGTCGGGCCGCGACCCTTAGTAGCGGAAGAACTTCCTAAATACGGTTGTCATATCGATCAGATTTTAACTATCCGACCGGGAATCACTGGGTTATGGCAAGTCTCTGGGCGCAATGACATTCCTTATCCAAGGCGAGTTCAAATAGACTTACACTATGTAAAATTTAGAAATTTTTGGCTCGACCTCTGGATAATTTTGAAAACAGTTGATGTTGTCATTATGCCTAAAAATAACGGGGCTTACTGA
- a CDS encoding glycosyltransferase produces MPLKYALIHEWLTPKATGGSELVVKAILEHIDADLYALINFESTNPESYLYQRQIGTTFLQNFPYARNGVQKYLPLLPLAIEQLDLRQYDVILSSSHAVAKGVITAPDQLHICYCHSPMRYAWDLTFDYLQQSKVGNGIAGWITRYLLHRLRQWDVLTANRVDYFIANSQHTARRIWRCYRRTSTVIYPPVNVEELPFVADKEDFYLIVSRLVSYKQVSLIVKAFNQLKKPLVVIGTGPQMKYLRQIANSNIQILGWQPNDVVTKYMAKAKAFVYAACEDFGIALVEAQACGTPVIAYGAGGALETVRDIHSWVDTGTGILFNEQTEAALVAAVEKFEMYQGKFNPEYLRTHASKFSRRVFGDRYLDFVERCSKKTPSWE; encoded by the coding sequence GTGCCCTTAAAATATGCTCTGATTCATGAATGGCTGACACCTAAAGCCACTGGCGGTTCAGAATTAGTTGTAAAAGCAATTCTGGAGCATATAGATGCTGATTTATATGCGCTAATCAATTTTGAATCCACAAATCCTGAAAGTTATTTATACCAACGTCAGATTGGCACAACTTTCCTGCAAAACTTTCCCTATGCCCGCAATGGTGTACAAAAATATTTACCTTTGTTACCGCTGGCTATTGAACAATTAGATTTGCGGCAATATGACGTAATTCTATCTTCATCCCACGCTGTCGCCAAAGGAGTAATTACTGCTCCCGACCAATTACATATTTGTTATTGCCACAGCCCCATGCGTTATGCTTGGGACTTAACTTTTGATTATCTGCAACAAAGCAAAGTCGGGAATGGTATAGCTGGATGGATAACGCGATATTTACTACATCGTTTGCGTCAGTGGGATGTATTGACAGCTAATCGCGTTGATTATTTTATTGCCAATTCACAGCATACAGCCAGGCGAATTTGGCGCTGCTATCGGCGAACATCAACTGTGATTTATCCGCCAGTTAATGTAGAAGAATTACCATTTGTGGCTGACAAAGAAGATTTTTATCTAATAGTTTCCCGTTTAGTGAGTTACAAACAAGTATCCTTAATTGTCAAAGCTTTTAATCAGCTCAAAAAACCATTGGTAGTAATTGGTACAGGGCCACAAATGAAATATCTTCGCCAGATAGCAAATTCTAATATTCAAATACTAGGATGGCAACCGAATGATGTAGTAACAAAATATATGGCCAAAGCCAAGGCATTTGTGTATGCAGCTTGTGAAGATTTTGGTATTGCCTTAGTTGAAGCACAAGCTTGTGGGACTCCAGTCATTGCCTACGGTGCTGGGGGAGCACTAGAAACTGTCAGAGATATTCATTCCTGGGTCGATACAGGAACAGGTATCTTATTTAACGAACAAACAGAAGCTGCTTTAGTAGCAGCAGTAGAAAAGTTTGAAATGTATCAAGGCAAATTTAATCCTGAGTATTTGCGAACACATGCTAGTAAATTTTCTCGGCGGGTTTTTGGCGATCGCTATCTAGATTTTGTAGAGCGATGCAGCAAAAAAACGCCTTCATGGGAGTGA
- a CDS encoding NAD-dependent epimerase/dehydratase family protein, producing the protein MRILIIGGTRFIGVYLTQLLVEQGHEVVLFNRGNRPAPSLQGVGQIIGDRTDATQLKAKLSQENFDVIFDNNGRELADTQPLAEIFQGRVQHFVYMSSAGVYLKSDQMPHVEGDAVDPKSRHRGKHETEAYLAELGIPFTSIRPTYIYGPRNYNDLESWFFDRIVRDRPIPIPGNGLYITQLGHVKDLARAMTQVVGNQQAIGQIYNVSGDRFVTFDGLARACAQAAGKSPDAVKIVHYDPKKFDFGKRKAFPMRGQHFFASVNKAQSELGWKPEYDLISGLNDSLENDYLVSGRDKAEIDFSVDEEILQAL; encoded by the coding sequence ATGCGGATTTTGATTATAGGTGGTACTCGGTTCATTGGTGTTTATCTCACCCAACTGCTAGTAGAACAAGGACATGAGGTGGTGCTGTTCAATCGTGGTAATCGTCCTGCACCATCTTTACAGGGAGTAGGACAAATTATAGGCGATCGCACTGACGCTACGCAGTTAAAGGCGAAGTTATCACAGGAAAATTTTGATGTCATTTTTGACAATAATGGGCGGGAACTTGCTGATACTCAACCATTGGCAGAAATTTTTCAAGGCCGTGTACAACATTTTGTGTATATGAGTTCTGCTGGAGTATATCTCAAATCTGACCAAATGCCTCATGTGGAAGGTGATGCTGTAGATCCCAAAAGCCGTCATCGGGGTAAGCATGAAACAGAGGCTTACTTAGCTGAATTGGGAATACCTTTTACCTCAATTCGCCCCACCTATATTTATGGGCCGCGTAACTATAACGATTTGGAAAGCTGGTTTTTTGATAGAATTGTCCGCGATCGCCCTATTCCCATTCCGGGAAATGGCTTGTATATTACGCAGCTAGGTCACGTAAAGGATTTAGCAAGGGCTATGACTCAGGTTGTGGGTAATCAGCAGGCCATAGGGCAAATTTACAATGTATCAGGCGATCGCTTTGTCACTTTTGATGGTTTAGCCCGTGCTTGTGCACAAGCGGCTGGTAAATCCCCTGATGCAGTCAAAATTGTCCATTACGACCCGAAAAAGTTTGATTTTGGCAAGCGCAAAGCTTTTCCCATGCGGGGACAACATTTTTTTGCCTCGGTAAATAAGGCTCAGAGTGAATTAGGTTGGAAACCTGAATATGATTTAATTTCTGGGCTAAATGATTCATTGGAAAATGATTATTTAGTATCTGGACGAGACAAAGCAGAAATTGATTTTTCTGTAGATGAAGAAATTTTACAAGCTTTGTGA